One genomic segment of Rhizobium gallicum bv. gallicum R602sp includes these proteins:
- a CDS encoding aldo/keto reductase — protein sequence MKFNRLGRTDISVSQICLGTMTWGTQNTETEAHEQMDYAVEKGVNFFDTAELYPTTPVSAETQGRTEDYIGSWFATTGKRNDIVLATKVAGPGRSYIRGGEGADAKNIKLAVEASLKRLQTDYIDLYQIHWPSRGHFHFRQNWHYDPFKQDRAKAVANITDILETMDMLVREGKVRAVGLSNETAWGTQKYLTLSEQKGLPRIASIQNEYSLLYRHFDLDMAELSHHEDVGLLAYSPLAAGLLTGKYLDGVRPEGSRATINGDLGGRLQPLQEAPTRAFVEIAARHGLDPAAMALAFCLTRRFMTSVIIGATTMEQLKIDLSAVEVKLPSDVLSEIEKVHRQYPMPL from the coding sequence ATGAAGTTTAATAGATTAGGCCGCACCGATATTTCCGTTTCGCAAATCTGCCTCGGCACCATGACGTGGGGCACGCAGAACACCGAAACCGAAGCGCACGAACAGATGGATTACGCCGTCGAGAAAGGCGTCAACTTCTTCGATACCGCCGAGCTTTACCCGACAACTCCCGTTTCGGCGGAAACACAGGGGCGCACCGAGGACTATATCGGCAGCTGGTTCGCAACGACCGGCAAGCGCAACGACATCGTGCTGGCGACAAAGGTCGCGGGGCCTGGACGCTCCTATATCCGGGGCGGGGAAGGTGCCGACGCCAAGAATATCAAGCTTGCCGTCGAAGCGAGCCTCAAGCGGCTGCAGACCGATTACATCGATCTCTACCAAATCCATTGGCCGAGCCGTGGGCATTTCCACTTCCGGCAGAACTGGCATTACGACCCCTTCAAGCAGGATCGGGCAAAGGCTGTCGCCAACATCACCGATATCCTCGAGACGATGGATATGCTCGTGAGGGAAGGCAAGGTGCGCGCCGTCGGCCTGTCCAATGAAACTGCATGGGGCACGCAGAAATACCTGACGCTCTCCGAGCAGAAGGGCCTTCCACGCATCGCCAGCATCCAGAACGAATACAGCCTGCTCTACCGCCACTTCGACCTGGATATGGCGGAACTGTCGCATCACGAGGATGTCGGCCTGCTCGCCTATTCACCGCTTGCGGCTGGCCTGCTGACCGGAAAATATCTGGATGGCGTCAGGCCGGAAGGATCGCGCGCTACGATTAACGGCGATCTCGGCGGCCGGTTGCAGCCGCTGCAGGAAGCGCCCACCAGGGCCTTTGTCGAGATTGCAGCGAGGCACGGACTTGATCCGGCAGCCATGGCGCTTGCCTTCTGCCTCACCCGCCGCTTCATGACCTCTGTCATCATCGGCGCAACGACGATGGAGCAGCTGAAGATCGATCTGAGCGCGGTCGAGGTGAAACTCCCGAGCGACGTCCTCTCCGAGATCGAAAAGGTCCACAGGCAATATCCGATGCCGCTGTGA